GACTTCGCTGCAGGCCTTCCGCAACAACATGACGCCGCCAACGTGGGTCAAGCCCCTGGTCTACCTCTCGGTGATCTGGGCCTTCTCCATCCACACCGTGACAGCCTTTTTGTACGCGGGCCTGCCCGGCCGCCACTACTGGCTCACGGCCATCATGGCCGCGCGCTTTCTGGCCTCGGCGTTCTGCTCCGGCCCGGCCATCCTTCTCTTGCTGACGCTTCTGGTCAAGCGTCTGACCAGCTTCGACCCGGGCAAGAAGGCCATCGACACCCTGGCCACCATCATCACCTACGCCATGTGCGTGAACGTGTTCTTCTTCCTGCTTGAGCTCTTTACGGCCTTCTACAGCAACATGCCCGGCCACATGGCCCCCATCGTGTACCTCTTCAAGGGCTTCGACGGGGACACCACACTTGTTCCGTTCATGTGGACCGCAGCCGTTTTGGCCATCATCTCCCTGGCCATGCTCATCCCCTACAAGATTCGCCAGCAGGGCCCGGCCCTGGTGACGGCCCTGATCCTTCTGGTCATCGCCTCCTGGATCGACAAGGGCATGGGACTCATCGTGGCCGGTTTCGCGCCCAACCCCTTCGAGAAGGTCACCGCCTACCTGCCCACGGTTCCCGAGCTTGTGGTGTCGTCCATGGTCTTCGGCATCGGCGCCCTGATGCTCACGGTGCTGTGGAAGGTGGCCCTGAGCGTGCGGGCCGAGGTCGAGGGCGGCAACATCAGCATGGTGCCTCCCAAGCCCGAATAACCGCCGCCTCCCGGCAAGCGACAAGGCCCGGCCCCCCTATGGGGACCGGGCCTTTTTTGCGCCGCGGGGAGCCTTCCCGTCGTCAGGCAGGACACCCGGGGTTCCCGCAGCCGCGCCGTACGCGAATCAGGCTTCCTGCTCCGCAACCGTCTCGCGTACGAAAAGGATGGGCTTGACGCTATGCCGCAAGACCTTCTGGGCCACGCCGCCAAGCAGCATGTCCATGAAACTGTTGTGGCCGTGGGTTCCCATGACCACGAGGTCGTACCCTCCTGCGGCGAGCTCCTCCAGGATGCGCCCAGCGGGATCCCCCATGGCGATCTTGATCCGGGCGTTCGCCGCCGGACAATTCGGCGAGTCGGTCACGCATTCCTTCGCGGCCTCCGCCACCTTGGCCCGGGCCCGCTCCAGGGCGCGGGACGTGTTTTTTTCATTGAACTCGTTCCAGGATGCGGCGTCGAAATGGCCTTCGATATCGAACCCCGATTCCTCGCTCATCATCTCCACCACGTCGGGCGCCACATGCAGGATCGTCAGGGAGGCGTGGTGGCGCTCGGCCTCGGAGACCGCGTAGCGCAACGCCTGGCGGGAACTTTCCGACAGGTCTGTGGCCAGAAGGATTCGACGGATTATGGGCAGCATGGCATGACTCCTTTGTTTTCCCTACACGGATCGAAGACGACCCGATGTCGTCAGAAACGGGCCTCCATCCCCGGCAGGCCCGGGCGGGTTGGCTACCCGCGGGCCGGTTGCAGGGGGGCCGCTTCCGGGACCGGCCCGAAGATCCGGGTATTGAACTTGACGTACCAGGCCGCCGACTGCACCTGGATGATGTAGGCCAGGGCCACCACCAGGGCGGCGTCGGACCCGCTGGCCCCGAAGGCGTTCACGGCCACGGCCAGGGCGATAGACAGGTTGCGCATGACCGTGCCGTAGACCAGGGCGATGGCCGTGCCGCGCGGCAACAGCCAGCGTCCGAGCAGGGTCGAGAGCACATAGTTCACCCCGTAGATGATCCCCAGGGGAACCAGGATCTCGGCCAGGAGCACGGGATTGGCGGCGATGGTCCCGGCCTTGAGCGCCAGGGCGATCATCACGATGCCCAGCACGCCGATGGTGGACATGGCCGGAAACCTCGGGCCGATGCGCTCCTTGAAGACCTTTTGTCCGTAGCTGCGCACCAGGAGACGCTGGGTGGCGTAGCCTGCGGCCATGGGCAAAAAGACGATCAGCCCGATCTGCTTCATGACCCCGGCCACATCCATCTCAATGTCGGCCCCAAGCAGGGCCCGGAC
Above is a genomic segment from Desulfolutivibrio sulfodismutans DSM 3696 containing:
- a CDS encoding arsenic resistance protein, with protein sequence MWSLLQRISKNLVLAIPTAMVLGFVWGLLADVSWMKSLILPFTFLMVYPMMVTLKVSEVFSGGDGKAQFLTQAINFLVIPFLAFGVAQLFFPGRPYLVLGILLAGLVPTSGMTISWTGFAKGNVAAAVKMTVIGLTLGSLATPFYVRALLGADIEMDVAGVMKQIGLIVFLPMAAGYATQRLLVRSYGQKVFKERIGPRFPAMSTIGVLGIVMIALALKAGTIAANPVLLAEILVPLGIIYGVNYVLSTLLGRWLLPRGTAIALVYGTVMRNLSIALAVAVNAFGASGSDAALVVALAYIIQVQSAAWYVKFNTRIFGPVPEAAPLQPARG
- the dsrP gene encoding sulfate reduction electron transfer complex DsrMKJOP subunit DsrP yields the protein MIEKALRGSPRYWGLIIGLLCVIGLGAGFWMFQLTKGLVVTDLSRDVSWGFYIAQLTYFVGVAASAVMLVLPYYFHHFKAFSKMIILGEFLAISSVTMCMLFVVVDLGQPQRMLNIIFHPTPNSVLFWDMIVLNGYLFLNLIIGWTSLQAFRNNMTPPTWVKPLVYLSVIWAFSIHTVTAFLYAGLPGRHYWLTAIMAARFLASAFCSGPAILLLLTLLVKRLTSFDPGKKAIDTLATIITYAMCVNVFFFLLELFTAFYSNMPGHMAPIVYLFKGFDGDTTLVPFMWTAAVLAIISLAMLIPYKIRQQGPALVTALILLVIASWIDKGMGLIVAGFAPNPFEKVTAYLPTVPELVVSSMVFGIGALMLTVLWKVALSVRAEVEGGNISMVPPKPE
- a CDS encoding universal stress protein, with the translated sequence MLPIIRRILLATDLSESSRQALRYAVSEAERHHASLTILHVAPDVVEMMSEESGFDIEGHFDAASWNEFNEKNTSRALERARAKVAEAAKECVTDSPNCPAANARIKIAMGDPAGRILEELAAGGYDLVVMGTHGHNSFMDMLLGGVAQKVLRHSVKPILFVRETVAEQEA